A single region of the Pan troglodytes isolate AG18354 chromosome 18, NHGRI_mPanTro3-v2.0_pri, whole genome shotgun sequence genome encodes:
- the BCAR1 gene encoding breast cancer anti-estrogen resistance protein 1 isoform X17 has protein sequence MHCPGEAPLAAPRPTPKDPCLRNVLAKALYDNVAESPDELSFRKGDIMTVLEQDTQGLDGWWLCSLHGRQGIVPGNRLKILVGMYDKKPAGPGPGPPATPAQPQPGLHAPAPPASQYTPMLPNTYQPQPDSVYLVPTPSKAQQGLYQVPGPSPQFQSPPAKQTSTFSKQTPHHPFPSPATDLYQVPPGPGGPAQDIYQVPPSAGMGHDIYQVPPSMDTRSWEGTKPPAKVVVPTRVGQGYVYEAAQPEQDEYDIPRHLLAPGPQDIYDVPPVRGLLPSQYGQEVYDTPPMAVKGPNGRDPLLEVYDVPPSVEKGLPPSNHHAVYDVPPSVSKDVPDGPLLREETYDVPPAFAKTKPFDPARTPLVLAAPPPDSPPAEDVYDVPPPAPDLYDVPPGLRRPGPGTLYDVPRERVLPPEVADGGVVDSGVYAVPPPAEREAPAEGKRLSASSTGSTRSSQSASSLEVAGPGREPLELEVAVEALARLQQGVSATVAHLLDLAGSAGGTGSWRSPSEPQEPLVQDLQAAVAAVQSAVHELLEFARSAVGNAAHTSDRALHAKLSRQLQKMEDVHQTLVAHGQALDAGRGGSGATLEDLDRLVACSRAVPEDAKQLASFLHGNASLLFRRTKAPAPGPEGGGTLHPNPTDKTSSIQSRPLPSPPKFTSQDSPDGQYENSEGGWMEDYDYVHLQGKEEFEKTQKELLEKGSITRQGKSQLELQQLKQFERLEQEVSRPIDHDLANWTPAQPLAPGRTGGLGPSDRQLLLFYLEQCEANLTTLTNAVDAFFTAVATNQPPKIFVAHSKFVILSAHKLVFIGDTLSRQAKAADVRSQVTHYSNLLCDLLRGIVATTKAAALQYPSPSAAQDMVERVKELGHSTQQFRRVLGQLAAA, from the exons AACGTGCTGGCCAAAGCCCTCTATGACAATGTGGCCGAGTCCCCGGATGAGCTCTCCTTCCGCAAGGGCGACATCATGACGGTGCTGGAGCAGGACACGCAGGGCCTGGACGGCTGGTGGCTCTGCTCGCTGCATGGGCGCCAGGGCATCGTGCCTGGGAACCGCCTCAAGATCTTGGTGGGCATGTATGATAAGAAGCCAGCAGGGCCTGGCCCCGGCCCTCCTGCCACCCCGgcccagcctcagcctggccTCCATGCCCCAGCGCCTCCGGCCTCCCAGTACACGCCCATGCTCCCCAACACCTACCAGCCCCAGCCAGACAGCGTCTACCTGGTGCCCACTCCCAGCAAGGCTCAGCAAGGCCTCTACCAAGTCCCGGGTCCCAGCCCTCAGTTCCAGTCGCCCCCAGCCAAGCAGACATCCACCTTCTCGAAGCAGACACCCCATCACCCGTTTCCCAGCCCGGCCACAGACCTGTACCAGGTGCCCCCAGGGCCTGGAGGCCCTGCCCAGGATATTTACCAGGTGCCACCTTCTGCCGGGATGGGGCATGACATCTACCAGGTCCCCCCGTCCATGGACACACGCAGCTGGGAAGGCACGAAGCCCCCGGCAAAG GTGGTGGTGCCCACCCGCGTGGGGCAGGGCTATGTATACGAGGCCGCCCAGCCGGAGCAGGACGAGTACGACATCCCGCGACACCTGCTGGCCCCAGGGCCACAGGACATCTATGATGTGCCCCCGGTTCGGGGGCTGCTTCCCAGCCAGTATGGCCAGGAG GTGTATGACACACCCCCCATGGCTGTCAAGGGTCCCAATGGCCGAGACCCGTTGCTGGAGGTGTATGACGTGCCCCCCAGTGTGGAGAAGGGCCTGCCACCGTCCAACCACCACGCA GTCTACGACGTTCCTCCATCGGTGAGCAAGGATGTGCCCGATGGCCCACTGCTGCGTGAGGAGACCTACGATGTGCCCCCCGCCTTCGCCAAGACCAAGCCCTTTGACCCGGCCCGCACCCCACTGGTACTGGCTGCGCCCCCTCCAGACTCCCCGCCGGCCGAGGACGTGTATGACGTGCCGCCCCCGGCTCCTGACCTCTACGACGTGCCCCCTGGCTTGCGGCGGCCTGGCCCGGGCACCCTGTACGATGTGCCCCGTGAACGGGTGCTTCCTCCTGAGGTGGCTGATGGTGGCGTGGTCGACAGTGGTGTGTATGCGGTGCCTCCCCCAGCTGAACGTGAAGCCCCGGCAGAGGGCAAGCGCCTGTCGGCCTCCAGCACCGGCAGCACACGCAGCAGCCAGTCTGCGTCCTCCTTGGAGGTGGCAGGGCCGGGCCGGGAACCCCTGGAGCTGGAAGTTGCTGTGGAGGCCCTGGCACGGCTGCAGCAGGGTGTGAGCGCCACCGTTGCCCACCTTCTGGACCTGGCAGGCAGCGCCGGTGGGACTGGGAGCTGGCGTAGCCCCTCTGAGCCACAGGAGCCGCTGGTGCAGGACCTGCAGGCTGCTGTGGCCGCCGTCCAGAGTGCCGTCCACGAGCTGTTGGAGTTTGCCCGCAGCGCGGTGGGCAATGCTGCCCACACATCTGACCGTGCCCTGCATGCCAAGCTTAGCCGGCAGCTGCAGAAGATGGAGGACGTGCACCAGACGCTGGTGGCACATGGTCAGGCCCTCGACGCTGGCCGGGGAGGCTCTGGAGCCACCCTTGAGGACCTGGACCGGCTGGTGGCCTGCTCGCGGGCTGTGCCCGAGGACGCCAAGCAGCTGGCCTCCTTCCTGCATGGCAATGCCTCACTGCTCTTCAGACGGACCAAGGCCCCTGCCCCGGGGCCTGAGGGGGGTGGCACCCTGCACCCCAACCCCACTGACAAGACCAGCAGCATCCAGTCACGACCCCTGCCCTCACCCCCTAAGTTCACCTCCCAGGACTCGCCAGATGGGCAGTACGAGAACAGCGAGGGGGGCTGGATGGAGGACTATGACTACGTCCACCTACAG GGGAAGGAGGAGTTTGAGAAGACCCAGAAGGAGCTGCTGGAAAAGGGCAGCATCACGCGGCAGGGCAAGAGCCAGCTGGAGTTGCAGCAG ctgaAGCAGTTTGAACGACTGGAACAGGAGGTGTCACGGCCCATAGACCACGACCTGGCCAACTGGACGCCAGCCCAACCCCTGGCCCCGGGGCGAACAGGCGGCCTGGGGCCCTCGGACCGGCAGCTGCTGCTCTTCTACCTGGAGCAGTGTGAGGCCAACCTGACCACACTGACCAACGCCGTGGACGCCTTCTTTACCGCCGTGGCCACCAACCAGCCGCCCAAGATCTTTGTGGCGCACAGCAAGTTCGTCATCCTCAGCGCCCACAAGCTGGTGTTCATCGGGGACACACTGTCACGGCAGGCCAAGGCTGCTGACGTGCGCAGCCAGGTGACCCATTACAGCAACCTGCTGTGCGACCTCCTGCGCGGCATCGTGGCCACCACCAAGGCCGCTGCCTTGCAGTACCCATCGCCTTCCGCGGCCCAGGACATGGTGGAGAGGGTCAAGGAGCTGGGCCACAGCACCCAGCAGTTCCGCCGCGTCCTAGGCCAGCTGGCAGCCGCCTGA
- the BCAR1 gene encoding breast cancer anti-estrogen resistance protein 1 isoform X13, with protein sequence MNHLNVLAKALYDNVAESPDELSFRKGDIMTVLEQDTQGLDGWWLCSLHGRQGIVPGNRLKILVGMYDKKPAGPGPGPPATPAQPQPGLHAPAPPASQYTPMLPNTYQPQPDSVYLVPTPSKAQQGLYQVPGPSPQFQSPPAKQTSTFSKQTPHHPFPSPATDLYQVPPGPGGPAQDIYQVPPSAGMGHDIYQVPPSMDTRSWEGTKPPAKVYDVPPSVSKDVPDGPLLREETYDVPPAFAKTKPFDPARTPLVLAAPPPDSPPAEDVYDVPPPAPDLYDVPPGLRRPGPGTLYDVPRERVLPPEVADGGVVDSGVYAVPPPAEREAPAEGKRLSASSTGSTRSSQSASSLEVAGPGREPLELEVAVEALARLQQGVSATVAHLLDLAGSAGGTGSWRSPSEPQEPLVQDLQAAVAAVQSAVHELLEFARSAVGNAAHTSDRALHAKLSRQLQKMEDVHQTLVAHGQALDAGRGGSGATLEDLDRLVACSRAVPEDAKQLASFLHGNASLLFRRTKAPAPGPEGGGTLHPNPTDKTSSIQSRPLPSPPKFTSQDSPDGQYENSEGGWMEDYDYVHLQGKEEFEKTQKELLEKGSITRQGKSQLELQQLKQFERLEQEVSRPIDHDLANWTPAQPLAPGRTGGLGPSDRQLLLFYLEQCEANLTTLTNAVDAFFTAVATNQPPKIFVAHSKFVILSAHKLVFIGDTLSRQAKAADVRSQVTHYSNLLCDLLRGIVATTKAAALQYPSPSAAQDMVERVKELGHSTQQFRRVLGQLAAA encoded by the exons AACGTGCTGGCCAAAGCCCTCTATGACAATGTGGCCGAGTCCCCGGATGAGCTCTCCTTCCGCAAGGGCGACATCATGACGGTGCTGGAGCAGGACACGCAGGGCCTGGACGGCTGGTGGCTCTGCTCGCTGCATGGGCGCCAGGGCATCGTGCCTGGGAACCGCCTCAAGATCTTGGTGGGCATGTATGATAAGAAGCCAGCAGGGCCTGGCCCCGGCCCTCCTGCCACCCCGgcccagcctcagcctggccTCCATGCCCCAGCGCCTCCGGCCTCCCAGTACACGCCCATGCTCCCCAACACCTACCAGCCCCAGCCAGACAGCGTCTACCTGGTGCCCACTCCCAGCAAGGCTCAGCAAGGCCTCTACCAAGTCCCGGGTCCCAGCCCTCAGTTCCAGTCGCCCCCAGCCAAGCAGACATCCACCTTCTCGAAGCAGACACCCCATCACCCGTTTCCCAGCCCGGCCACAGACCTGTACCAGGTGCCCCCAGGGCCTGGAGGCCCTGCCCAGGATATTTACCAGGTGCCACCTTCTGCCGGGATGGGGCATGACATCTACCAGGTCCCCCCGTCCATGGACACACGCAGCTGGGAAGGCACGAAGCCCCCGGCAAAG GTCTACGACGTTCCTCCATCGGTGAGCAAGGATGTGCCCGATGGCCCACTGCTGCGTGAGGAGACCTACGATGTGCCCCCCGCCTTCGCCAAGACCAAGCCCTTTGACCCGGCCCGCACCCCACTGGTACTGGCTGCGCCCCCTCCAGACTCCCCGCCGGCCGAGGACGTGTATGACGTGCCGCCCCCGGCTCCTGACCTCTACGACGTGCCCCCTGGCTTGCGGCGGCCTGGCCCGGGCACCCTGTACGATGTGCCCCGTGAACGGGTGCTTCCTCCTGAGGTGGCTGATGGTGGCGTGGTCGACAGTGGTGTGTATGCGGTGCCTCCCCCAGCTGAACGTGAAGCCCCGGCAGAGGGCAAGCGCCTGTCGGCCTCCAGCACCGGCAGCACACGCAGCAGCCAGTCTGCGTCCTCCTTGGAGGTGGCAGGGCCGGGCCGGGAACCCCTGGAGCTGGAAGTTGCTGTGGAGGCCCTGGCACGGCTGCAGCAGGGTGTGAGCGCCACCGTTGCCCACCTTCTGGACCTGGCAGGCAGCGCCGGTGGGACTGGGAGCTGGCGTAGCCCCTCTGAGCCACAGGAGCCGCTGGTGCAGGACCTGCAGGCTGCTGTGGCCGCCGTCCAGAGTGCCGTCCACGAGCTGTTGGAGTTTGCCCGCAGCGCGGTGGGCAATGCTGCCCACACATCTGACCGTGCCCTGCATGCCAAGCTTAGCCGGCAGCTGCAGAAGATGGAGGACGTGCACCAGACGCTGGTGGCACATGGTCAGGCCCTCGACGCTGGCCGGGGAGGCTCTGGAGCCACCCTTGAGGACCTGGACCGGCTGGTGGCCTGCTCGCGGGCTGTGCCCGAGGACGCCAAGCAGCTGGCCTCCTTCCTGCATGGCAATGCCTCACTGCTCTTCAGACGGACCAAGGCCCCTGCCCCGGGGCCTGAGGGGGGTGGCACCCTGCACCCCAACCCCACTGACAAGACCAGCAGCATCCAGTCACGACCCCTGCCCTCACCCCCTAAGTTCACCTCCCAGGACTCGCCAGATGGGCAGTACGAGAACAGCGAGGGGGGCTGGATGGAGGACTATGACTACGTCCACCTACAG GGGAAGGAGGAGTTTGAGAAGACCCAGAAGGAGCTGCTGGAAAAGGGCAGCATCACGCGGCAGGGCAAGAGCCAGCTGGAGTTGCAGCAG ctgaAGCAGTTTGAACGACTGGAACAGGAGGTGTCACGGCCCATAGACCACGACCTGGCCAACTGGACGCCAGCCCAACCCCTGGCCCCGGGGCGAACAGGCGGCCTGGGGCCCTCGGACCGGCAGCTGCTGCTCTTCTACCTGGAGCAGTGTGAGGCCAACCTGACCACACTGACCAACGCCGTGGACGCCTTCTTTACCGCCGTGGCCACCAACCAGCCGCCCAAGATCTTTGTGGCGCACAGCAAGTTCGTCATCCTCAGCGCCCACAAGCTGGTGTTCATCGGGGACACACTGTCACGGCAGGCCAAGGCTGCTGACGTGCGCAGCCAGGTGACCCATTACAGCAACCTGCTGTGCGACCTCCTGCGCGGCATCGTGGCCACCACCAAGGCCGCTGCCTTGCAGTACCCATCGCCTTCCGCGGCCCAGGACATGGTGGAGAGGGTCAAGGAGCTGGGCCACAGCACCCAGCAGTTCCGCCGCGTCCTAGGCCAGCTGGCAGCCGCCTGA
- the BCAR1 gene encoding breast cancer anti-estrogen resistance protein 1 isoform X1, producing MNHLNVLAKALYDNVAESPDELSFRKGDIMTVLEQDTQGLDGWWLCSLHGRQGIVPGNRLKILVGMYDKKPAGPGPGPPATPAQPQPGLHAPAPPASQYTPMLPNTYQPQPDSVYLVPTPSKAQQGLYQVPGPSPQFQSPPAKQTSTFSKQTPHHPFPSPATDLYQVPPGPGGPAQDIYQVPPSAGMGHDIYQVPPSMDTRSWEGTKPPAKVVVPTRVGQGYVYEAAQPEQDEYDIPRHLLAPGPQDIYDVPPVRGLLPSQYGQEVYDTPPMAVKGPNGRDPLLEVYDVPPSVEKGLPPSNHHAVSKCQGNARARLRLWGVWVYDVPPSVSKDVPDGPLLREETYDVPPAFAKTKPFDPARTPLVLAAPPPDSPPAEDVYDVPPPAPDLYDVPPGLRRPGPGTLYDVPRERVLPPEVADGGVVDSGVYAVPPPAEREAPAEGKRLSASSTGSTRSSQSASSLEVAGPGREPLELEVAVEALARLQQGVSATVAHLLDLAGSAGGTGSWRSPSEPQEPLVQDLQAAVAAVQSAVHELLEFARSAVGNAAHTSDRALHAKLSRQLQKMEDVHQTLVAHGQALDAGRGGSGATLEDLDRLVACSRAVPEDAKQLASFLHGNASLLFRRTKAPAPGPEGGGTLHPNPTDKTSSIQSRPLPSPPKFTSQDSPDGQYENSEGGWMEDYDYVHLQGKEEFEKTQKELLEKGSITRQGKSQLELQQLKQFERLEQEVSRPIDHDLANWTPAQPLAPGRTGGLGPSDRQLLLFYLEQCEANLTTLTNAVDAFFTAVATNQPPKIFVAHSKFVILSAHKLVFIGDTLSRQAKAADVRSQVTHYSNLLCDLLRGIVATTKAAALQYPSPSAAQDMVERVKELGHSTQQFRRVLGQLAAA from the exons AACGTGCTGGCCAAAGCCCTCTATGACAATGTGGCCGAGTCCCCGGATGAGCTCTCCTTCCGCAAGGGCGACATCATGACGGTGCTGGAGCAGGACACGCAGGGCCTGGACGGCTGGTGGCTCTGCTCGCTGCATGGGCGCCAGGGCATCGTGCCTGGGAACCGCCTCAAGATCTTGGTGGGCATGTATGATAAGAAGCCAGCAGGGCCTGGCCCCGGCCCTCCTGCCACCCCGgcccagcctcagcctggccTCCATGCCCCAGCGCCTCCGGCCTCCCAGTACACGCCCATGCTCCCCAACACCTACCAGCCCCAGCCAGACAGCGTCTACCTGGTGCCCACTCCCAGCAAGGCTCAGCAAGGCCTCTACCAAGTCCCGGGTCCCAGCCCTCAGTTCCAGTCGCCCCCAGCCAAGCAGACATCCACCTTCTCGAAGCAGACACCCCATCACCCGTTTCCCAGCCCGGCCACAGACCTGTACCAGGTGCCCCCAGGGCCTGGAGGCCCTGCCCAGGATATTTACCAGGTGCCACCTTCTGCCGGGATGGGGCATGACATCTACCAGGTCCCCCCGTCCATGGACACACGCAGCTGGGAAGGCACGAAGCCCCCGGCAAAG GTGGTGGTGCCCACCCGCGTGGGGCAGGGCTATGTATACGAGGCCGCCCAGCCGGAGCAGGACGAGTACGACATCCCGCGACACCTGCTGGCCCCAGGGCCACAGGACATCTATGATGTGCCCCCGGTTCGGGGGCTGCTTCCCAGCCAGTATGGCCAGGAG GTGTATGACACACCCCCCATGGCTGTCAAGGGTCCCAATGGCCGAGACCCGTTGCTGGAGGTGTATGACGTGCCCCCCAGTGTGGAGAAGGGCCTGCCACCGTCCAACCACCACGCAGTGAGCAAATGCCAGGGCAATGCCAGGGCCAGGCTGaggctgtggggtgtctgg GTCTACGACGTTCCTCCATCGGTGAGCAAGGATGTGCCCGATGGCCCACTGCTGCGTGAGGAGACCTACGATGTGCCCCCCGCCTTCGCCAAGACCAAGCCCTTTGACCCGGCCCGCACCCCACTGGTACTGGCTGCGCCCCCTCCAGACTCCCCGCCGGCCGAGGACGTGTATGACGTGCCGCCCCCGGCTCCTGACCTCTACGACGTGCCCCCTGGCTTGCGGCGGCCTGGCCCGGGCACCCTGTACGATGTGCCCCGTGAACGGGTGCTTCCTCCTGAGGTGGCTGATGGTGGCGTGGTCGACAGTGGTGTGTATGCGGTGCCTCCCCCAGCTGAACGTGAAGCCCCGGCAGAGGGCAAGCGCCTGTCGGCCTCCAGCACCGGCAGCACACGCAGCAGCCAGTCTGCGTCCTCCTTGGAGGTGGCAGGGCCGGGCCGGGAACCCCTGGAGCTGGAAGTTGCTGTGGAGGCCCTGGCACGGCTGCAGCAGGGTGTGAGCGCCACCGTTGCCCACCTTCTGGACCTGGCAGGCAGCGCCGGTGGGACTGGGAGCTGGCGTAGCCCCTCTGAGCCACAGGAGCCGCTGGTGCAGGACCTGCAGGCTGCTGTGGCCGCCGTCCAGAGTGCCGTCCACGAGCTGTTGGAGTTTGCCCGCAGCGCGGTGGGCAATGCTGCCCACACATCTGACCGTGCCCTGCATGCCAAGCTTAGCCGGCAGCTGCAGAAGATGGAGGACGTGCACCAGACGCTGGTGGCACATGGTCAGGCCCTCGACGCTGGCCGGGGAGGCTCTGGAGCCACCCTTGAGGACCTGGACCGGCTGGTGGCCTGCTCGCGGGCTGTGCCCGAGGACGCCAAGCAGCTGGCCTCCTTCCTGCATGGCAATGCCTCACTGCTCTTCAGACGGACCAAGGCCCCTGCCCCGGGGCCTGAGGGGGGTGGCACCCTGCACCCCAACCCCACTGACAAGACCAGCAGCATCCAGTCACGACCCCTGCCCTCACCCCCTAAGTTCACCTCCCAGGACTCGCCAGATGGGCAGTACGAGAACAGCGAGGGGGGCTGGATGGAGGACTATGACTACGTCCACCTACAG GGGAAGGAGGAGTTTGAGAAGACCCAGAAGGAGCTGCTGGAAAAGGGCAGCATCACGCGGCAGGGCAAGAGCCAGCTGGAGTTGCAGCAG ctgaAGCAGTTTGAACGACTGGAACAGGAGGTGTCACGGCCCATAGACCACGACCTGGCCAACTGGACGCCAGCCCAACCCCTGGCCCCGGGGCGAACAGGCGGCCTGGGGCCCTCGGACCGGCAGCTGCTGCTCTTCTACCTGGAGCAGTGTGAGGCCAACCTGACCACACTGACCAACGCCGTGGACGCCTTCTTTACCGCCGTGGCCACCAACCAGCCGCCCAAGATCTTTGTGGCGCACAGCAAGTTCGTCATCCTCAGCGCCCACAAGCTGGTGTTCATCGGGGACACACTGTCACGGCAGGCCAAGGCTGCTGACGTGCGCAGCCAGGTGACCCATTACAGCAACCTGCTGTGCGACCTCCTGCGCGGCATCGTGGCCACCACCAAGGCCGCTGCCTTGCAGTACCCATCGCCTTCCGCGGCCCAGGACATGGTGGAGAGGGTCAAGGAGCTGGGCCACAGCACCCAGCAGTTCCGCCGCGTCCTAGGCCAGCTGGCAGCCGCCTGA
- the BCAR1 gene encoding breast cancer anti-estrogen resistance protein 1 isoform X4 has product MLTHRPQAAEQRGRTPGPSFEWNVLAKALYDNVAESPDELSFRKGDIMTVLEQDTQGLDGWWLCSLHGRQGIVPGNRLKILVGMYDKKPAGPGPGPPATPAQPQPGLHAPAPPASQYTPMLPNTYQPQPDSVYLVPTPSKAQQGLYQVPGPSPQFQSPPAKQTSTFSKQTPHHPFPSPATDLYQVPPGPGGPAQDIYQVPPSAGMGHDIYQVPPSMDTRSWEGTKPPAKVVVPTRVGQGYVYEAAQPEQDEYDIPRHLLAPGPQDIYDVPPVRGLLPSQYGQEVYDTPPMAVKGPNGRDPLLEVYDVPPSVEKGLPPSNHHAVSKCQGNARARLRLWGVWVYDVPPSVSKDVPDGPLLREETYDVPPAFAKTKPFDPARTPLVLAAPPPDSPPAEDVYDVPPPAPDLYDVPPGLRRPGPGTLYDVPRERVLPPEVADGGVVDSGVYAVPPPAEREAPAEGKRLSASSTGSTRSSQSASSLEVAGPGREPLELEVAVEALARLQQGVSATVAHLLDLAGSAGGTGSWRSPSEPQEPLVQDLQAAVAAVQSAVHELLEFARSAVGNAAHTSDRALHAKLSRQLQKMEDVHQTLVAHGQALDAGRGGSGATLEDLDRLVACSRAVPEDAKQLASFLHGNASLLFRRTKAPAPGPEGGGTLHPNPTDKTSSIQSRPLPSPPKFTSQDSPDGQYENSEGGWMEDYDYVHLQGKEEFEKTQKELLEKGSITRQGKSQLELQQLKQFERLEQEVSRPIDHDLANWTPAQPLAPGRTGGLGPSDRQLLLFYLEQCEANLTTLTNAVDAFFTAVATNQPPKIFVAHSKFVILSAHKLVFIGDTLSRQAKAADVRSQVTHYSNLLCDLLRGIVATTKAAALQYPSPSAAQDMVERVKELGHSTQQFRRVLGQLAAA; this is encoded by the exons AACGTGCTGGCCAAAGCCCTCTATGACAATGTGGCCGAGTCCCCGGATGAGCTCTCCTTCCGCAAGGGCGACATCATGACGGTGCTGGAGCAGGACACGCAGGGCCTGGACGGCTGGTGGCTCTGCTCGCTGCATGGGCGCCAGGGCATCGTGCCTGGGAACCGCCTCAAGATCTTGGTGGGCATGTATGATAAGAAGCCAGCAGGGCCTGGCCCCGGCCCTCCTGCCACCCCGgcccagcctcagcctggccTCCATGCCCCAGCGCCTCCGGCCTCCCAGTACACGCCCATGCTCCCCAACACCTACCAGCCCCAGCCAGACAGCGTCTACCTGGTGCCCACTCCCAGCAAGGCTCAGCAAGGCCTCTACCAAGTCCCGGGTCCCAGCCCTCAGTTCCAGTCGCCCCCAGCCAAGCAGACATCCACCTTCTCGAAGCAGACACCCCATCACCCGTTTCCCAGCCCGGCCACAGACCTGTACCAGGTGCCCCCAGGGCCTGGAGGCCCTGCCCAGGATATTTACCAGGTGCCACCTTCTGCCGGGATGGGGCATGACATCTACCAGGTCCCCCCGTCCATGGACACACGCAGCTGGGAAGGCACGAAGCCCCCGGCAAAG GTGGTGGTGCCCACCCGCGTGGGGCAGGGCTATGTATACGAGGCCGCCCAGCCGGAGCAGGACGAGTACGACATCCCGCGACACCTGCTGGCCCCAGGGCCACAGGACATCTATGATGTGCCCCCGGTTCGGGGGCTGCTTCCCAGCCAGTATGGCCAGGAG GTGTATGACACACCCCCCATGGCTGTCAAGGGTCCCAATGGCCGAGACCCGTTGCTGGAGGTGTATGACGTGCCCCCCAGTGTGGAGAAGGGCCTGCCACCGTCCAACCACCACGCAGTGAGCAAATGCCAGGGCAATGCCAGGGCCAGGCTGaggctgtggggtgtctgg GTCTACGACGTTCCTCCATCGGTGAGCAAGGATGTGCCCGATGGCCCACTGCTGCGTGAGGAGACCTACGATGTGCCCCCCGCCTTCGCCAAGACCAAGCCCTTTGACCCGGCCCGCACCCCACTGGTACTGGCTGCGCCCCCTCCAGACTCCCCGCCGGCCGAGGACGTGTATGACGTGCCGCCCCCGGCTCCTGACCTCTACGACGTGCCCCCTGGCTTGCGGCGGCCTGGCCCGGGCACCCTGTACGATGTGCCCCGTGAACGGGTGCTTCCTCCTGAGGTGGCTGATGGTGGCGTGGTCGACAGTGGTGTGTATGCGGTGCCTCCCCCAGCTGAACGTGAAGCCCCGGCAGAGGGCAAGCGCCTGTCGGCCTCCAGCACCGGCAGCACACGCAGCAGCCAGTCTGCGTCCTCCTTGGAGGTGGCAGGGCCGGGCCGGGAACCCCTGGAGCTGGAAGTTGCTGTGGAGGCCCTGGCACGGCTGCAGCAGGGTGTGAGCGCCACCGTTGCCCACCTTCTGGACCTGGCAGGCAGCGCCGGTGGGACTGGGAGCTGGCGTAGCCCCTCTGAGCCACAGGAGCCGCTGGTGCAGGACCTGCAGGCTGCTGTGGCCGCCGTCCAGAGTGCCGTCCACGAGCTGTTGGAGTTTGCCCGCAGCGCGGTGGGCAATGCTGCCCACACATCTGACCGTGCCCTGCATGCCAAGCTTAGCCGGCAGCTGCAGAAGATGGAGGACGTGCACCAGACGCTGGTGGCACATGGTCAGGCCCTCGACGCTGGCCGGGGAGGCTCTGGAGCCACCCTTGAGGACCTGGACCGGCTGGTGGCCTGCTCGCGGGCTGTGCCCGAGGACGCCAAGCAGCTGGCCTCCTTCCTGCATGGCAATGCCTCACTGCTCTTCAGACGGACCAAGGCCCCTGCCCCGGGGCCTGAGGGGGGTGGCACCCTGCACCCCAACCCCACTGACAAGACCAGCAGCATCCAGTCACGACCCCTGCCCTCACCCCCTAAGTTCACCTCCCAGGACTCGCCAGATGGGCAGTACGAGAACAGCGAGGGGGGCTGGATGGAGGACTATGACTACGTCCACCTACAG GGGAAGGAGGAGTTTGAGAAGACCCAGAAGGAGCTGCTGGAAAAGGGCAGCATCACGCGGCAGGGCAAGAGCCAGCTGGAGTTGCAGCAG ctgaAGCAGTTTGAACGACTGGAACAGGAGGTGTCACGGCCCATAGACCACGACCTGGCCAACTGGACGCCAGCCCAACCCCTGGCCCCGGGGCGAACAGGCGGCCTGGGGCCCTCGGACCGGCAGCTGCTGCTCTTCTACCTGGAGCAGTGTGAGGCCAACCTGACCACACTGACCAACGCCGTGGACGCCTTCTTTACCGCCGTGGCCACCAACCAGCCGCCCAAGATCTTTGTGGCGCACAGCAAGTTCGTCATCCTCAGCGCCCACAAGCTGGTGTTCATCGGGGACACACTGTCACGGCAGGCCAAGGCTGCTGACGTGCGCAGCCAGGTGACCCATTACAGCAACCTGCTGTGCGACCTCCTGCGCGGCATCGTGGCCACCACCAAGGCCGCTGCCTTGCAGTACCCATCGCCTTCCGCGGCCCAGGACATGGTGGAGAGGGTCAAGGAGCTGGGCCACAGCACCCAGCAGTTCCGCCGCGTCCTAGGCCAGCTGGCAGCCGCCTGA